The genomic window CGGTCTCGTCGCCGCACTGACCGGCGTCGTCCTCGTCGGTTCCGTCGGCGTTCTCGTTCGCGTTCGAATCCGCCTCGACGGCTGCAGCCGCGTCGACCCGGCCCGCACCCTGTGCGGTCGCCTCGAGGCCGAGGTCGGTCGCCGTCGCCAGGAGGTGATCGCGGAGTTCCAGCGGCGAGAGATCTGGATGGGCCGAGAGCGCGAGGCCCGCGACGCCGGCGACGACGGGCGTCGCCATCGACGTCCCCGACATCCGGCCGTAGTCGTCCCAGGGGACGGGAGCGACGAGGCCCGCGCCCGGCGCGGCGAGGTCGATCTCCGGCCCCGCGTTGGAAAACGACGCCAGCGACTCGCCCTCGAGGGCCGAGACGGCGAGGACGTCCTCGTACGCGGCGGGGTAGGCGACGCCGTCGTCGCCCGCGTTACCGGCGGCCCCGACGATCAGGACTCCCCGCTCGAGGGCGTACTCGCAGGCCGCGGCCAGCGTTCGGTAGTCGTTCGAGGCGCCCAGCGAGAGGTTGATCACGTCGGCGCCGGCGTCGACGGCCCACTGAATGCCGTCGGCGATGTCCGAGAGCGATCCCTGCCCGTTCGCGTCGAGAGCGCGGACGGCCAGCAGCGAACAGTCGCTGATCCCGGCCGTGCCGCGGCCGTTGTCGGTCGCGGCGACGGCGATGCCGGCGACGTGCGTCCCGTGCTGTTCGTCGCCGCTGGACGGGTACGGATCGCTGCCGCGTTCGGCGACGTCTTCGCCCACTCGGTCGCCGACGGCGGACTCGAGGTCGGGATGGTCGTACTGAACGCCCTGATCGATAGTTGCGATGCGAACGTCCTCGCTCCCGAGCGTGGTCTCCCAGGCCGTCTCGCAGTTGACCTGCTGGGGGGCGCTCTGGTAGCCGTAGTAGGTGTCGTCGGGCTCGCCGAACGACCGGACGGTCGCGTTCGGTTCGGCGTACTCGACGTGCTCGGCCCGCTCGATCGCCTCGATGAACTGCTCGCGGGCGCGGGCCGGCGCCTCGGAGGGGAAGGAGACGGTCGCGTACCTGATCGTCTCGTTCGCGTGGACGACGTCGGCGGCGCCGGGCACGGCCGCACGCGCCTCGCGGGCGACGTCCGGTGCCGACGCCGAGATACCGACGACGAGTTCGTCCTTCTTTGGCCCCGGTTCGCGTTCCGAGGTCGCGCTGGCCACCCCGCTCGAGCCGAGCAACCCGCCCGCGGCGAGCGTGCCGGCACCGGTCAGGACCGTCCGTCTGTCGTAGCCGTCGTCCGCGTTCTCGTCTGGGCGACCGTTCTGTGGCATGAAGTGACAATCATCAGTTCCTGAAAGTAGTAAACTCTTATCGAACTGTGGAATATTTATTCGAAATCTCATTCGGGGAAGGGTGTCAGAAGAAAATATCGTCGACTAATAAGGGGATAACATGTACAGGCAGCCGATTAGGGGCCCCCGTTCGGCAGCGAACAACTGATCGACCGTTGGCGGCGGGCGGCAACGGGTTCCGCGTGAACGAGACGAGGAGCGGCGACGCGGTCGAGTTCGCTCCCTCACTCACCGGACACGTCAGCGACGGTCGCGCGAGACGGGGTATCGTCGGTCCCACCGGTCGCGTCGCCAGTGGCGGTCTCACTGGCCACGTCGTCTGCGCTGGTCTCACCGGTCACGCCCGCCTCGGCCGCACGGCCGGCGGACGGCATCGTCTCGACGGCCGCCGCGGCGTCGACGCGGCCGGCACCCTGTGCGGTCGCCTCGAGGCCGAGATCGGTGGCCGTCTCCCGGAGGTGATCGCGCAGATCCGCCGGCGAGAGATCGGGATAGGTCGAGAGCGCGAGGCCGGCGACGCCGGCGACGACGGGGGCCGCCATCGACGTCCCCGAGATCCGGTCGTAGCCGTCCCACGGGACCGCCGAGAGGATATCCGTTCCCGGCGCGGCGAGGTCGATCTCCGACCCCGTGTTGGAGAAGTCGGCCAGCGACTCGCCCTCGAGGGCCGAGACGGCGAGGACGTCCTCGTACGCGGCGGGGTAGTCGACGCTATCGGCGCCCGCGTTGCCGGCGGCGGCGATCAGGAGCGCTCCCTGCTCGAGGGCGTACTCGCAGGCCGCCGCCAGCGTCCGGTAGTCGTTCGAGGCGCCGAACGAGACGTTGATGACGTCGGCGCCGGCGTCGGCGGCCCACTGGATCCCGTCGGCGACGTCCGAGAGCGACCCCTCGCCGTTCGCGCCGAGGGCGCGGGCGGCCAGCAGCGAACAGTTACTGATTCCCGCCGTGCCGACCCCGTTGTCCGTCGCGCCGGCGGCGATGCCGGCGACGTGGGTGCCGTGGTGCTCGTCGGCGCTGGCCGGATAGGGGTCGGCGCCGCTCCCGAGGAAGTTCGCGCTCGTCTCGCCCGCCGCGCCCTCGAGGTCGGGGTGATCGTACTGGACGCCCTGATCGACGACGGCGATGGACACGTCCTCGCTCCCGACGGTCGTCTCCCAGGCGGCCTCGCAGCCGACCTGCTGGGGCGCACTCTGTTGGCCGTACTCGCGATCGTTCGGAACGACCGAGGCGTGGAGGGACGCGTTCGGTTCGACGTACGCGACGACGTCCGACGCCGCGATCGCCTCGAGGAACCCGTCCCGGGCCCGCTCCGACACTGACGGGAGCGACACGGTCGCGTACCCGATCGTCTCGTTCGAGTGGCGAACGTCGACGGCGTCGGGAACCGCGGTGTGCGCCGCCGCTGCGACGTCCGACACCGTCGACGAGAGGCCGACGACGAACTCGTCGGTCTCCGACCACGGGCCGCGATCCGACAGCGCGCGGAGGCCATTCGAGCCCAGCAGCCCGCCCAGTGCGAGCGAGCCGCCGGCCAGGAACGTTCGTCGATCGCAGGCGATACCGCTCTCGTCGTCGTCACGGGGACCAATCCGTTTCATCGGACGGAAAGCACAACTAACGGACCGTAGTAAACGCTTCTCGAACGAGCGAGGATTTATTCAGTATCGTATCCGGCTGAGTGTATCAGACATAAATGCGGTATCCAATTAAGTGATGAACCTGTGAAGGTGGCCACTTAGAGCCAGGTCGAGATCCCGGAACAACTCGGTCGACGTTGGATCAATCGACCGACGCGTTTTCCCGCCACTTCCCTCGGTTCCGCCCTCGAGTCGATCCGTCACATCTATCTCGGGCCCGCTGAAACGCCCCGTATATGTTCGACCGCGTTCGCGCCCGTCTCGCCCGCCGCGCAGGCCTGCCACCGGAGACCGAGCCGACGGTGGGGCTGCTGGTCGACGGGCCGAACGTCTTCCGCGACGAGTTCGACGTCGACCTGAACGATCTCCGGGACGCCGCTCGAGACCTCGGTCGCGTCGGCGTCATCCGCCTCTACCTCGACGAACACGCGACGCCGGGGCTCATTCAGGCCGCCGAGGCCCGCGGCTTCGAAGTGATCGTCACCAGCGGCGACGTCGACGTCAAGCTCGCCGTCGACGCGACCGCCCTCTGTAGCGACGGCACGGTCGACCGGCTGGCGATCGCCTCCCGCGATACCGACTTCAAGCCCGTCCTCGAGTACGCGGGCACCGTCGGCGTCGAGACGGTCGCCATCGCGCCGGGCACGTACGGGCGCTCGGACGCCCTGCGGAACGCGGCCGACGAGGCGATCACGCTCGGCGACTGAGGCGATAGACGACCGGCTCAGCGGCTGATACGTTCCGCGAAGGGTTCATACTCGACCCGATTTTAAGAGGACAGCATGTGTTCCTCCGGCCACGACCAACAGACCGCAGTCGACGTCCAGAGCGGTGATCAGAACGCACCGCTCGGACTGGAGAGCGGACTCGACGCCCTGCGCTCGAGCCCGGAGTTTCGCGGTCCGGTCGAGTCCCTCGGCGATCACGACCCCAACGAGCACCTCGCGGTGATCTACGAGGACCAGGAGGAACAATTCGCGGCCGTCGTCCCGTTCATGCGCCAGGGACTCGAGCGCGGCGAGCGCTGTATGTACGTCGTCAACGAACGCACGAGGGACGAGATGGCCGCGGCGATGGAACGGGGCGGGATCGACGTCGACGCGGCCCTCGAGTCGGGTGCGCTCACGTTCCACACGGTGCAGGACACCTATCTCAGGACGGGAACGTTCGATCCCGACGACATGCTCGACTGCTACGCCGAGGCCATCGCGGAGGCGACGGCCGACTACGAGGGCCTGCGCATCAGCGCCGAGACGACCTGGATCTTAGACGAGGGGACGAGCCTCGAGCAGTTCATGGAGTACGAGAGCCGGGTCAACGACCTCTTCTACGGCGAGGACTGCATCGCGCTCTGTCAGTACGATCGAACCGTCATTCCGGCGGAGATCCTCTGTGACATCGTTCGGACCCATCCCCACCTCGTCTACGACGGCGCGGTCTGCCACAACTTCTACTACACCCCGCCGTCGGAGTTCTTCGGCCCCGACCGTCCGGACCGCGAGGTCGATCGGATGCTGGGCACCCTCCACGAGCGAACGACGGCGAAAGTCGAGCGCGACGAGACGATCGAGGCCCTCGAGGAGTCGAACGACCAGCTCCAGCGGTTCGCCTACATCGCCTCCCACGACCTGCAAGAACCGCTGCGGATGGTCTCGAGCTATCTCCAACTCCTCGAGCGCAACTACCGTGACGACCTCGACGCGGACGCGCGGGAGTACGTCGACTTCGCGGTCGGCGGCGCCGATCGCATGCGCGAGATGATCGACGGCCTGCTCGCGTTCTCCCGGATCGACACCGGCGAGACGGCCCTCGAGCCGGTCGACTGCGAGGCCGTCGTCGAGACCGTCGTCACCGACCACCAGGTACAGATCGAGGAGAGCGGGGCGACGGTCGAGGTGGGCTCGCTCCCGACGGTCAGGGGCGATCGGACCCAGCTCGAGCAGCTCTTTTCGAACCTGATCGGAAACGCGATCAAGTATCGCGGCGACGAGCCGCCGCACATCGAGATCGACGCGACCGAGCGCGGGTCCGAGTGGCGACTCTCCGTGGCCGACGACGGCATCGGGATCGATCCCGAGTATCACGACCAGATCTTCGACGTCTTCAACCGGCTCCACGCGATCGGGGAGTTTCCCGGCACCGGAATCGGTCTCGCGCTCTGTCGGAAGATCGCCACCGACCACGGCGGGGAGATCGACGTCGACTCCGAACGCGGCGAGGGAGCGACGTTCGCGGTGACGCTCCCGGCCACGGAGCCGGGCGCGTAGTCGCCGACCCGCTTGCTAGTCACCCCCAATACGCTTAATCGGTCCCGAGTCGTCCATCAGGTATGGATCACAGAACCGGTTCGAGTCCAGTGGGAGATCGTCGCCTACCTGCTCGTCGACTGCGCGAACTCGAGGCGCGACTCGAGGACGCCGAACGGCAGATCGGCCGGCTGGAGAACACGTTGCGAGGAGTCGTTCGGGAGACCAACGACGTCTCCGTCGGCGGTCCGTGTAAGTGCGGAAAGTCGCTCCTGATCGTCCGCCAGCGAACGGTCCACTGTCCGCAGTGTCAGTACCGGCGCGCGATCTAGCGGCGCGGCGCAGCCGGCGGCGGGCGGCCTCGAGTCGGCGCCCGAAGTCGGAGCGTTTTCCCGCCCGGCCCGTCCACTATCGGCTATGATCGACGACGAGACGCCGGTCCTCGATAACCACCTCCACCTCGATCCGGACAACCACCGCGGTATCGACGCCGTCCGCGACTTCGCTCGCCTCGGCGGCACCCACCTCCTCGTCGTGAACAAACCCTCCTGGCACCTCGGCGTCGAGGCCGAGACCGGCGAGGACTTCCGCGCGGTGTTCGAGCGCACCATCGAGATCGTCGACGAGGCCTCGAGCGAACTCGACGGACGGGCCTGGCCCGTGCTGGGCGTCCATCCCGGGCTGATCACGCGGCTGGTCGACGACCGCGGCTTCGCGCCCGAGGAGGCCCGCGACCTGATGCGGGCCGGAATCGACGTCGCCGCGGAGTACGTCGAGTCCGGCGAGGCGCTAGCGCTGAAATCCGGCCGGCCCCACTACGACGTCGACGACGACGTGTGGGCGGCCTCGAACGCGGTCATGCGCCGGGCCTTCCAGCGCGGCGCCGACCTCGACTGCGCCGTGCAGCTGCACGCCGAGGCCAGCGAGGACATGACCGAGGTGGCCGACTGGGCCGAGGAGGCGGGGCTGCCCGCCCGTAAGGTAGTCAAACACTACGCGAGCGGTCGCCTCGAGGGACCGATCCCGAGCGTGATGAGCGAGAAGGATCGCCTCGAGACCGCCGCCGAGCGCGGCGAGCCGTTCCTGATGGAGACCGACTACATCGACGACCCGGACCGTCCCGGCGCCGTCCTCGGGCCGAAGACGGTGCCCCGGCGGGTCCGCTGGCTGCTCGAGAACGGCCACGACGAGGCGGTCCGCATCGCCCACGTTGAGACCCCGGAACGCGTCTACGGAATCGACACGGAAGCGACCCTCGAGCGGACCTAAAGCCGACGTTTCGGTTCAGTAAGCTCGGCGTAGAGTAGAGAAAGGCATTTCAAGCGGCCGGTGTAGGTGTCTGTATGAGCAATCCCCCGACCGAGTTCTACTCGGAGGAACGCTGGCAGAACTGGATCGGCCGCATCAAGGACGAAGACATCGATCCGGAGGACGAAGACTCGGCCCGACTCCTGCTGAATCTGCAGGACGACACGGCGATCGCGATCGCCAAGATCGTCGCCGCCTACGACGACGGGGAACTCGATCAGGAGGAAGCGCTCGAGGAGATCAACGACGTCCGCGAGATCGTCCTCGGCGAGGTCGACATCGAGGACGAGGAGAAACTGATCCTCGTCGACGGCGTCCAGACGAGCCTCGTCTGCGTCTTCTTCGCCGCCGAGGAGTACATCGCGGGCGGCCCCGCGGAGGACGGCAGCGTCGGCGACTACCTCGGCGCCGCGGCCGACGCCGAGGCCGAGGAGGACTTAGACGCCGCGCTGGGCTACGCCGCGCAGGCGGGCACGCTCATCATCGACGGCGAGGAACTCGACATGTCCGTCGCCGAGGACCTCGAGTACGGCCTCGTCACGGAGTGGATCAACGGCCTCGACAGCCTCCAGAGCGCGATGAGCGATCCCGAGGTCGTCGAGGAAGACGACGAGTAACCGCGACGACGCCGTCCAGTTCGCCGTCCGGACCGGCCGCGTGCGCCGCCGCCGCGCGGTCCGCCCGACCGGGGGTCGAACCCGTATCACCGACGGACCGATTCTTCGAGATCGCTCTCGAGGGAACGTCGAACCGACCCGAAGCGGCGGCTTCATCACGACCGTCGGGATTCGGTTGCGGCAACTATTGCGCCACCTCGTCGGGCGGACCGTGACGGAATCGCGCCGCCGTCCCGGCCGTCGTGTGATCACACCGCACGGCAGACCGGACTCGAGACGCCGGTCGTTGCTCGCGTCGAGTGGCCCGAATTCGAACAGTACAGCGCCGATCTGTCGGATCGACGATTCGATTCGCCGAACGCGATCCGTGTCGGAGCGCGAAACCGTCATCGGCGACCGATCGTCGCAGGTTCCGACAGACGTTTCCGCTCCCCCAAAGCGTTTATCCCTCCTAATTATATCTAATTACACTGCATGAGCGAGAACTTCCCCGACTACGTCGACGTCGACTACGAGGACGGCGACGGCGAGGACCCCGAGGACTATCCCCACATTCAGGACAAGATCGAGAAGGCCATCGAGGTCACCCGCGAGGGCTTAGAGGAGTACGAGAACCCGGCCGTGATGTGGACCGGCGGCAAGGACTCCACGCTCACGCTGTACTTCATCAAGGAGGTCGCCGACCGCTTCGACCTCGAGGTACCGCCGGCGGTCTTCATCGACCACTACCAGCACTTCGACGAGATCCACGACTTCGTCGACCACTGGGCCGACGAGTGGGACCTCGAAGTCATCTACGCGCGCAACGAGGACGTCGGCGAGTACGTCGACGAGCACGACCTCGAGCCGGGCGACGACATCGAGATCGACGAGCTCTCCGAGCACAACCAGCACCACGTCGAGAACATCCTCGAGTACGAGGAGGACACGTTCCCGTTCCTGCTCGACACCTACGTCGGCAACCACCTGCTGAAGACGGTCGCGCTCAACGACGCGCTCGAGGAGCACGACATCGACGGCGTCATCTCCGGCGTCCGCTGGGACGAGCAGGAGGCCCGCGCCGACGAGACGTTCTTCTCGCCGCGCCACGACCCGGACATCTACCCGCCCCACGACCGCATCCAGCCCATCCTGCAGTTCGACGAGGCCGCCGTCTGGGACGCCTTCTGGAACTTCGTCGTGCCGGACACCGTCGAGAACTTCCCCGAGGAGGGCCACGTGCCCCAGTCCGACGACGACCTCCCCGAGGGCGTCGAACAGGAGGACATCCCGATCTCGCCGAAGTACTTCGCCGGCTTCCGCTCGCTGGGCAGCGAGGTCAGCACGGAGAAGAGCGACGAGGATCCCGCCTGGCTGCAGGACCTCGAGGGAACGACCGAGCGCGCGGGCCGCGCCCAGGACAAGGAGGACCTGATGGAGCGCCTGCGCGACCTCGGCTACATGTAACGCCGGCCCGACGACCCGCTCCGTTCGGCCGACGGCAGTCGTTCTTTTCGACCGACTCCATCGATACGCGACGCGCCTCGAGCCGCGGCGCCGTCGGTGAGCGACGGAATCGACGTCCTCGGCCGCGGCGGACGGTACCGATCCCGTACTCATTTGTGCGCGCGACTGGTGCCTCCGCACAGCCGTGACTATCTACCGAACGCGAGCGGGACTTCGCCACCAGTTCAGGGACGTCCTCAACTTCTACTACCCGGACTGTCTCGATACGACTGTCGGCGGCTACGTTTGCCAACTCGACGAGCGCGACGGGCACGTCTACGACGCCTGGACGAAACACCTCGTCGCGACGGCGCGGGCCGTCCACAACTTCAGTCTGGGCGTTCTCGCGGACGGCCCCCACTGGTGTGAACACGCCGCCGAACACGGCCTCCGGTTCCTCTCGACCGTCCACTGGGACGCCGACCGCGAGGGGTACGACTGGCTCCTCGAGGGACGGGAGCCGACCGATCGAACGCGGTACTGCTACGGCCACGCCTTCGTCCTCCTCGCCGGCGCTCGAGCGCTACAGGCCGGGATTTCGGGCGCGGAGTCGGAACTCGAGCGGGCGTTCGAGGTCCTCGAGGAGCGGTTCTGGGAGCCCGAGCACGGACTCTACGCCGATCGAGCCTCGCCCGACTGGGACCTCTCGTCGTACCGGGGCCAGAACGCGAACATGCACGCCTGCGAGGCGCTGCTCGCGGCCTACGAGGCCACCGGCGCGGATCGATACCTCGAGCGGGCGTACACGGTCGCCGATCGGTTCACCCGCGAGGTCACCGCGGCGACGGACGGCCTGCTGTGGGAGCACTACACCGAGTCGTGGGAGCCGGACCTGGCGTACAACGAGGACGAGCCGCGCCACCAGTTCCGACCGCCGGGCTACCAGCCCGGCCACCACGCCGAGTGGGCGAAGCTACTAGCGCTGCTGTCCGAGTACCGCGACGAGGACTGGTTGCTCGAGCGGGCGCGCGAACTGTTCGACGCCGCGGTCGACCTCGGCTGGGACGACGAGCACGGCGGGCTCTACTACACGGTCGAGGCCGACGGCGAACCGATCGTTCCCGACAAGTACGGCTGGGTCCATACGGAGGCGATCGGCGCGAGCGGGCTGTTGAGCCGGCTCGACGAGGGCAGCGAGGAGCCCGGGACGGAGTACCTCGAGTGGTACGACCGGCTCTGGAACGACGCGAACGAGCACCTGATCAACCCGCGCTACGGCAACTGGTACGAGCGGCTCGCGCGCGATCACGAGCGCGAGGGGCCGAACCGCGGCCCCGCGGTCGAGCCCGGCTACCACCCGCTGACGAACTGCTGGCTCCTGTTGCGAGCGCTCGAGGCGGACGGATCGACGACGCTCGGTCCTCGAACGGGCGAGAACTGAGGTGCCGTCCCGGCGTCGGTGCTCAACTCGGCTCGATCAGTGGATCGCTCGGTACTGACCGTACATGACGCCGATGCCGAGCATGATCGCGCCGAAGACGATCATCGACGGGGCGACCATCATCAGGACGGTCTCGGTCGTCATCATCGGGGCGGCGATCAGCCCGCCGACGCCGATGGCGATCACGGCGAGAAACGCGACGGCCGTCGTGCGTTCGTTGAACTCCATGTCCGAGGGTTAGGAGAGGGGTCCCTAATCACCTCGGGAATCGGCAGCCCGTTTGCGGCGGTGGAAAAACGAGAGGGACGAAGGTGTTCGGCCGATTCAACGCGACGTCACTCGGTCGGTCGAACGAGGTTCGCCAGCGCGACGACGATCCCGAGGAACCAGCCCAGC from Haloterrigena sp. KLK7 includes these protein-coding regions:
- a CDS encoding S8 family serine peptidase, which codes for MPQNGRPDENADDGYDRRTVLTGAGTLAAGGLLGSSGVASATSEREPGPKKDELVVGISASAPDVAREARAAVPGAADVVHANETIRYATVSFPSEAPARAREQFIEAIERAEHVEYAEPNATVRSFGEPDDTYYGYQSAPQQVNCETAWETTLGSEDVRIATIDQGVQYDHPDLESAVGDRVGEDVAERGSDPYPSSGDEQHGTHVAGIAVAATDNGRGTAGISDCSLLAVRALDANGQGSLSDIADGIQWAVDAGADVINLSLGASNDYRTLAAACEYALERGVLIVGAAGNAGDDGVAYPAAYEDVLAVSALEGESLASFSNAGPEIDLAAPGAGLVAPVPWDDYGRMSGTSMATPVVAGVAGLALSAHPDLSPLELRDHLLATATDLGLEATAQGAGRVDAAAAVEADSNANENADGTDEDDAGQCGDETVVASADGSLSGGWWGESDRYVYAPRTSDPCSATVSLEGPAGADFDLYVNVDGESPTRWNHDESSAGDGAGEAIDLELSGDEDLRIQIHANAGSGSYAMRIEERGR
- a CDS encoding S8 family serine peptidase yields the protein MKRIGPRDDDESGIACDRRTFLAGGSLALGGLLGSNGLRALSDRGPWSETDEFVVGLSSTVSDVAAAAHTAVPDAVDVRHSNETIGYATVSLPSVSERARDGFLEAIAASDVVAYVEPNASLHASVVPNDREYGQQSAPQQVGCEAAWETTVGSEDVSIAVVDQGVQYDHPDLEGAAGETSANFLGSGADPYPASADEHHGTHVAGIAAGATDNGVGTAGISNCSLLAARALGANGEGSLSDVADGIQWAADAGADVINVSFGASNDYRTLAAACEYALEQGALLIAAAGNAGADSVDYPAAYEDVLAVSALEGESLADFSNTGSEIDLAAPGTDILSAVPWDGYDRISGTSMAAPVVAGVAGLALSTYPDLSPADLRDHLRETATDLGLEATAQGAGRVDAAAAVETMPSAGRAAEAGVTGETSADDVASETATGDATGGTDDTPSRATVADVSGE
- a CDS encoding NYN domain-containing protein, which encodes MFDRVRARLARRAGLPPETEPTVGLLVDGPNVFRDEFDVDLNDLRDAARDLGRVGVIRLYLDEHATPGLIQAAEARGFEVIVTSGDVDVKLAVDATALCSDGTVDRLAIASRDTDFKPVLEYAGTVGVETVAIAPGTYGRSDALRNAADEAITLGD
- a CDS encoding MEDS domain-containing protein: MCSSGHDQQTAVDVQSGDQNAPLGLESGLDALRSSPEFRGPVESLGDHDPNEHLAVIYEDQEEQFAAVVPFMRQGLERGERCMYVVNERTRDEMAAAMERGGIDVDAALESGALTFHTVQDTYLRTGTFDPDDMLDCYAEAIAEATADYEGLRISAETTWILDEGTSLEQFMEYESRVNDLFYGEDCIALCQYDRTVIPAEILCDIVRTHPHLVYDGAVCHNFYYTPPSEFFGPDRPDREVDRMLGTLHERTTAKVERDETIEALEESNDQLQRFAYIASHDLQEPLRMVSSYLQLLERNYRDDLDADAREYVDFAVGGADRMREMIDGLLAFSRIDTGETALEPVDCEAVVETVVTDHQVQIEESGATVEVGSLPTVRGDRTQLEQLFSNLIGNAIKYRGDEPPHIEIDATERGSEWRLSVADDGIGIDPEYHDQIFDVFNRLHAIGEFPGTGIGLALCRKIATDHGGEIDVDSERGEGATFAVTLPATEPGA
- a CDS encoding TatD family hydrolase; amino-acid sequence: MIDDETPVLDNHLHLDPDNHRGIDAVRDFARLGGTHLLVVNKPSWHLGVEAETGEDFRAVFERTIEIVDEASSELDGRAWPVLGVHPGLITRLVDDRGFAPEEARDLMRAGIDVAAEYVESGEALALKSGRPHYDVDDDVWAASNAVMRRAFQRGADLDCAVQLHAEASEDMTEVADWAEEAGLPARKVVKHYASGRLEGPIPSVMSEKDRLETAAERGEPFLMETDYIDDPDRPGAVLGPKTVPRRVRWLLENGHDEAVRIAHVETPERVYGIDTEATLERT
- a CDS encoding DUF2150 family protein → MSNPPTEFYSEERWQNWIGRIKDEDIDPEDEDSARLLLNLQDDTAIAIAKIVAAYDDGELDQEEALEEINDVREIVLGEVDIEDEEKLILVDGVQTSLVCVFFAAEEYIAGGPAEDGSVGDYLGAAADAEAEEDLDAALGYAAQAGTLIIDGEELDMSVAEDLEYGLVTEWINGLDSLQSAMSDPEVVEEDDE
- a CDS encoding phosphoadenosine phosphosulfate reductase family protein, translated to MSENFPDYVDVDYEDGDGEDPEDYPHIQDKIEKAIEVTREGLEEYENPAVMWTGGKDSTLTLYFIKEVADRFDLEVPPAVFIDHYQHFDEIHDFVDHWADEWDLEVIYARNEDVGEYVDEHDLEPGDDIEIDELSEHNQHHVENILEYEEDTFPFLLDTYVGNHLLKTVALNDALEEHDIDGVISGVRWDEQEARADETFFSPRHDPDIYPPHDRIQPILQFDEAAVWDAFWNFVVPDTVENFPEEGHVPQSDDDLPEGVEQEDIPISPKYFAGFRSLGSEVSTEKSDEDPAWLQDLEGTTERAGRAQDKEDLMERLRDLGYM
- a CDS encoding AGE family epimerase/isomerase — encoded protein: MTIYRTRAGLRHQFRDVLNFYYPDCLDTTVGGYVCQLDERDGHVYDAWTKHLVATARAVHNFSLGVLADGPHWCEHAAEHGLRFLSTVHWDADREGYDWLLEGREPTDRTRYCYGHAFVLLAGARALQAGISGAESELERAFEVLEERFWEPEHGLYADRASPDWDLSSYRGQNANMHACEALLAAYEATGADRYLERAYTVADRFTREVTAATDGLLWEHYTESWEPDLAYNEDEPRHQFRPPGYQPGHHAEWAKLLALLSEYRDEDWLLERARELFDAAVDLGWDDEHGGLYYTVEADGEPIVPDKYGWVHTEAIGASGLLSRLDEGSEEPGTEYLEWYDRLWNDANEHLINPRYGNWYERLARDHEREGPNRGPAVEPGYHPLTNCWLLLRALEADGSTTLGPRTGEN